A genomic stretch from Thermoanaerobaculia bacterium includes:
- a CDS encoding tetratricopeptide repeat protein, with protein sequence MRVSVLLASLALGVVPVGAGQLPDSAAAYPFLLGGALLADGESEAALAAFAEAAALAPEDPWVHLEYASVLARGGRFEEAAVEARIARQFAPSDPEVQRIQARIAMNLADRNPAARIEARLAFEGVLLAEPDDLESLVALGQIYLGESSPQRAVEVLTRASGLRPGQPMIEALRARALVEAGDSQAAESILRSMLAAQPDRLDSRLELAELLSNRGLHFEAAALLAEAPESQQPSPELRRRRAVELYLDGDLPSAGLVARGLVAEFPDNSAARALLATIEQADGRWTSVLELIGDVAERTPLNDQLNLLAVRALERLGRIEEALAAMARRQVALQAAGRLGEAQLVQASAVLLASRNDRTDLAVEMAAKLFEAEPPVDPEILMQVRLLVADLEYERRGLGPALAVLGAADSSPAVAKRYELAVRAGDAPSAARWRQQLESGSLEAGLELAAAEERLERFAQALPLIERALAASPESSDLRFRKATALERSGRFDESAGLFETLIASDPEHAPALNYLGYMWIDRGAEIEQGLALVRRALQIDANNGAYVDSLGWGLYRLGRFAEACEALERAVRLLPNDSTVLEHLGDALLALGARERARDAYRRALALAPEDTAGLAAKLAGLVGNS encoded by the coding sequence ATGAGAGTTTCCGTCCTGCTGGCCAGTCTGGCGCTCGGCGTCGTCCCGGTGGGCGCGGGGCAGCTTCCGGACTCGGCCGCTGCGTATCCCTTTCTCCTCGGAGGCGCCCTGCTGGCGGATGGCGAGAGCGAAGCGGCGCTCGCCGCCTTCGCCGAGGCGGCCGCCCTCGCCCCCGAAGATCCCTGGGTCCACCTCGAGTACGCCAGCGTGCTGGCGCGGGGCGGGCGGTTCGAAGAGGCGGCGGTCGAGGCGCGGATCGCGCGTCAGTTCGCGCCGTCCGATCCCGAGGTGCAGCGCATCCAGGCGCGCATCGCCATGAACCTCGCGGACCGCAATCCTGCCGCGCGCATCGAAGCCCGCCTGGCCTTCGAGGGGGTTCTGCTCGCCGAACCCGACGACCTCGAGAGTCTCGTTGCCCTGGGCCAGATCTACCTCGGGGAGAGCTCGCCGCAGCGCGCCGTCGAGGTGTTGACCCGGGCTTCCGGGCTGCGCCCCGGGCAGCCGATGATCGAGGCGCTGCGGGCGCGGGCGCTCGTCGAGGCCGGTGATTCCCAGGCGGCGGAGTCGATTCTGCGTTCGATGCTCGCAGCCCAACCCGATCGTCTCGACAGCCGGCTGGAGCTCGCGGAGCTGTTGTCGAACCGGGGACTCCACTTCGAAGCGGCGGCCCTGCTCGCCGAAGCGCCCGAATCCCAGCAGCCGTCACCTGAGCTGCGCCGGCGGCGGGCGGTGGAGCTCTATCTCGACGGCGATCTGCCGAGCGCCGGCCTCGTCGCCCGTGGCCTGGTCGCCGAGTTTCCGGACAACAGCGCTGCCCGGGCACTACTGGCGACGATCGAGCAGGCGGACGGACGCTGGACGAGCGTGCTCGAGCTCATCGGCGACGTGGCGGAACGCACGCCGCTGAACGATCAGCTGAACCTCCTCGCGGTGCGGGCGCTCGAGCGCCTGGGCCGCATCGAAGAGGCGCTGGCCGCAATGGCCCGCAGACAGGTGGCACTGCAGGCCGCCGGACGACTGGGAGAGGCCCAGCTGGTGCAGGCGAGCGCGGTGCTGCTCGCGTCGCGCAACGACCGCACGGATCTCGCCGTGGAGATGGCCGCAAAGCTGTTCGAAGCCGAGCCGCCGGTCGATCCCGAGATCCTCATGCAGGTCCGTCTGCTGGTGGCCGATCTCGAGTACGAGCGCCGCGGTCTCGGTCCTGCGCTGGCGGTGCTCGGCGCCGCGGACTCCTCGCCCGCCGTCGCCAAGCGCTACGAGCTTGCCGTGCGGGCCGGGGACGCGCCCTCGGCGGCGCGATGGCGGCAGCAGCTGGAGAGCGGATCCCTCGAGGCTGGGCTCGAGCTCGCGGCGGCCGAAGAGCGGCTGGAACGATTCGCGCAGGCGCTGCCCCTGATCGAGAGAGCACTGGCGGCCTCGCCGGAGTCGAGCGACCTGCGCTTCCGCAAGGCGACCGCCCTCGAGCGCAGCGGGCGGTTCGACGAGTCGGCAGGGCTCTTCGAGACGCTGATCGCCAGCGATCCGGAGCATGCGCCGGCCCTCAACTACCTGGGCTACATGTGGATCGATCGCGGTGCCGAAATCGAGCAGGGCCTCGCGCTGGTGCGTCGGGCGTTGCAGATCGACGCCAACAACGGCGCCTACGTCGATTCCCTCGGCTGGGGGCTCTACCGGCTCGGGAGGTTCGCCGAGGCCTGCGAGGCGCTGGAACGCGCCGTCCGGCTGCTGCCGAACGACTCGACGGTGCTCGAGCACCTGGGGGATGCCCTGCTCGCCCTGGGCGCCCGCGAGCGTGCCCGCGATGCCTACCGGCGGGCGCTGGCCCTGGCGCCGGAAGATACCGCCGGCCTCGCAGCCAAGCTGGCAGGTCTGGTCGGGAACTCCTAG
- the ispE gene encoding 4-(cytidine 5'-diphospho)-2-C-methyl-D-erythritol kinase: MRFLSFAKLNLHLEVLQRREDGFHELRTIFQTIDLADEIDLFPGRAGGPRIELEVAGTGSAGLPADESNLAWRAADRFLAHWGERGESVRIRLGKRIPIGGGLGGGSSNAATVLLGLCALLGRNPGLAALEEVAAGLGSDVPFFLHGGTGLGTGRGERIERLPDPAPPLELWLAVPPVQVSTREVFSAHRIDPSPAERRPTEAESARLPAPWRPLVGWNDLEPTCLALYPAVGAVYNRLSESGAQAVRLSGSGSTIFAQFADRASGEAAGHRLESDSIWLAVKTLSREEWRRRSGLDALSGGS, translated from the coding sequence ATGCGATTCCTTAGCTTCGCGAAACTGAATCTTCACCTCGAGGTGCTGCAGCGCCGCGAGGACGGCTTCCACGAGTTGCGCACGATCTTTCAGACCATCGATCTGGCCGACGAGATCGACCTCTTTCCGGGCCGGGCCGGCGGTCCCAGAATCGAGCTCGAGGTCGCCGGCACCGGTTCCGCCGGCCTCCCGGCCGACGAGTCGAACCTCGCCTGGCGGGCGGCGGATCGTTTTCTGGCCCACTGGGGGGAGCGGGGCGAGAGCGTGCGGATCCGGCTCGGGAAGCGCATCCCGATCGGCGGCGGGCTCGGTGGCGGGAGCTCGAACGCCGCCACGGTCCTGCTGGGACTCTGCGCGCTCCTGGGCCGGAACCCTGGCCTGGCGGCCCTCGAGGAGGTCGCCGCCGGCCTGGGCTCCGACGTGCCGTTCTTCCTGCATGGCGGCACGGGGCTCGGGACCGGGCGCGGCGAACGAATCGAGCGCCTGCCCGATCCGGCCCCTCCTCTCGAGCTCTGGCTGGCGGTGCCACCGGTGCAGGTCTCCACGCGGGAGGTCTTCTCGGCCCACCGCATCGATCCGTCGCCGGCTGAGCGGCGACCGACCGAGGCGGAATCCGCCCGTCTTCCGGCGCCCTGGCGGCCGCTCGTGGGGTGGAACGATCTCGAGCCGACCTGTCTCGCGCTCTACCCGGCGGTCGGCGCCGTGTATAATCGGCTCTCCGAATCGGGGGCGCAGGCGGTTCGCCTGTCCGGAAGCGGCTCGACGATCTTCGCGCAGTTCGCTGATCGGGCATCGGGAGAAGCTGCCGGGCATCGGCTCGAAAGCGATTCGATCTGGTTGGCCGTCAAGACATTGAGTCGGGAAGAATGGCGACGCCGGAGTGGGCTGGACGCTCTGTCGGGAGGGAGTTGA
- the spoVG gene encoding septation regulator SpoVG, with protein sequence MEITDVRVYPARDEKVRAFVSIVFDRCFMVNDIKVIQGKDGLFVSMPSRKRKSGEFKDVAHPLNSETRKWVEERILGVYQANLDGTVCEGASISSPLSPEAGTRPGEAAGQPQLGKGIGERSLEEVERLQFGDSFWEVS encoded by the coding sequence GTGGAGATCACCGACGTCCGGGTCTATCCCGCGCGTGACGAAAAGGTCCGCGCCTTCGTCTCGATCGTTTTCGACCGGTGCTTCATGGTCAACGACATCAAGGTCATCCAGGGAAAGGATGGCCTGTTCGTCAGCATGCCGAGCCGCAAGCGCAAGAGCGGTGAGTTCAAGGACGTCGCGCATCCCCTGAATTCCGAGACCCGCAAGTGGGTGGAGGAGAGGATCCTCGGTGTCTACCAGGCCAATCTGGACGGAACGGTCTGCGAGGGGGCGTCGATCTCGTCGCCGCTCTCGCCCGAGGCCGGCACTCGACCCGGGGAGGCGGCGGGACAGCCTCAACTGGGGAAGGGAATCGGCGAGAGGTCGCTCGAAGAGGTCGAGCGGCTGCAGTTCGGAGACTCTTTCTGGGAAGTGTCCTGA
- a CDS encoding ribose-phosphate pyrophosphokinase — MRTPKRDGDHYGGLKIFSGRAHPALTQEICDYLGVSPGNSSAYNFSDGETFCQIDENVRGSDVFIIQPTCSPVNENLMELLILLDAFKRSSASRVTAVLPYYGYARQDKKDQPRVPITAKLVADLISRAGADRVLCMDLHAPQIQGFFDVPVDHLFAAPVLLEAIRALEIPELVIVSPDAGGVERARAIAKRLSAGLAIIDKRRTAPNVAEVMHIIGDVEGRHVLILDDIIDTAGTLSKTVEALAAQGAQRILAAGVHGVLSGPALQRIEQSPLEQVLITNTTPVGEKLQKSSKLRSLSVAPLLGEAIRRIHENSSVSSLFV, encoded by the coding sequence ATGAGAACACCGAAGAGAGACGGCGACCACTACGGCGGCCTCAAGATTTTCAGCGGACGCGCCCACCCTGCGCTGACGCAGGAGATCTGTGACTACCTCGGAGTCTCGCCGGGCAACTCGTCCGCCTACAACTTCTCGGACGGCGAGACCTTCTGCCAGATCGACGAGAACGTGCGCGGCTCGGACGTCTTCATCATCCAGCCCACCTGCTCGCCGGTGAACGAGAACCTGATGGAGCTGCTGATCCTGCTCGACGCCTTCAAGCGCTCATCGGCGTCGCGCGTCACCGCCGTGCTGCCGTACTACGGTTATGCCCGGCAGGACAAGAAGGACCAGCCGCGGGTGCCGATCACGGCCAAGCTCGTGGCCGATCTCATCTCCCGCGCGGGGGCCGACCGCGTACTCTGCATGGATCTCCACGCGCCGCAGATCCAGGGCTTCTTCGACGTCCCCGTGGACCATCTGTTCGCCGCGCCGGTGCTGCTCGAAGCGATTCGCGCGCTGGAGATTCCGGAGCTCGTCATCGTCTCGCCCGACGCCGGAGGCGTGGAACGCGCGCGCGCCATCGCCAAGCGGCTCTCGGCAGGCCTCGCGATCATCGACAAGCGGCGAACGGCGCCGAATGTCGCCGAAGTCATGCACATCATCGGTGACGTCGAGGGCCGCCATGTACTCATTCTCGACGACATCATCGATACGGCGGGGACGCTCTCCAAGACGGTCGAAGCGCTCGCCGCCCAGGGCGCGCAGCGCATCCTGGCCGCCGGTGTCCACGGCGTTCTCTCCGGGCCCGCCCTGCAGCGCATCGAACAGTCGCCTCTCGAGCAGGTGCTGATCACCAACACGACTCCGGTCGGGGAGAAGCTCCAGAAGAGCTCGAAGCTCCGTTCACTATCGGTCGCGCCGCTGCTGGGCGAAGCCATTCGCAGAATCCACGAGAACAGCTCGGTCAGCTCGCTGTTCGTCTAG
- a CDS encoding 50S ribosomal protein L25, with protein sequence MTQDLTIEVLRREETGKSANRRLRREAMIPAVVYGGGKEPIAIRVPRKTLIDLFKSGGSENRIFQLKLADTGQSRHAMIKDMQVHPITRQVEHVDFMRIDMAKRIRVRVHVTLEGIAYGVRTEGGLLDFVTREVEVECLPTAIPQEIKVDVSEVRVGQHLEVKDLALPEGVKVIEDADRVILSVAHAKVEAAAVAGAEGAVEPEVIAKGKKDEEKEKEKEKGS encoded by the coding sequence ATGACCCAGGACCTCACCATCGAAGTGCTCCGCCGGGAAGAGACCGGCAAGTCTGCCAACCGCCGCCTGCGTCGTGAGGCGATGATTCCGGCTGTCGTTTACGGCGGAGGCAAGGAACCGATCGCCATCCGGGTGCCGCGCAAGACCCTGATCGACCTGTTCAAGTCCGGCGGCAGCGAGAACCGGATCTTCCAGCTGAAGCTCGCCGATACCGGGCAGAGCCGGCACGCGATGATCAAGGACATGCAGGTGCATCCGATCACCCGCCAGGTCGAGCACGTCGATTTCATGCGCATCGACATGGCGAAGCGGATTCGTGTGCGCGTGCACGTCACGCTCGAGGGCATCGCCTACGGTGTTCGCACCGAGGGCGGCCTGCTCGACTTCGTGACCCGCGAAGTCGAAGTCGAATGCCTCCCGACAGCGATCCCGCAGGAGATCAAGGTCGACGTCTCCGAAGTGCGGGTCGGCCAGCATCTCGAAGTCAAGGACCTCGCCCTGCCGGAAGGGGTGAAGGTCATCGAGGATGCCGACCGCGTGATCCTCTCCGTCGCCCATGCCAAGGTGGAAGCCGCCGCCGTCGCCGGCGCCGAGGGCGCCGTCGAGCCCGAGGTCATCGCGAAGGGCAAGAAGGACGAAGAGAAGGAGAAGGAGAAGGAGAAGGGGTCGTAA